The region CCGTTGAACCATTCGACGAAATCACAACCTGTCGCTTTCCTGGCTTCACGGTCCCATCCTCCTTTGCTGCATTTCTTCATTTTTTTGCCTGTTCTTGTGGTTGCCATGACAAGAGGTGCGCCGCATTTGGGACATTTTTCATCTAGTTCTTCAGGTTCAGGAGTAAACCACTTGACATAATCACAGCCTTCCACCTGTCTGGTTTCGGGATTCCATGATCCGGTAGAACATCGTTGAAGTTTTTTACCGGTCGGTGTTTCTTCTACTGGAGACAAAGGTGATCCGCATTTCGGACAGTTGGTTAGTTTTGAATCTTTAG is a window of Candidatus Roizmanbacteria bacterium DNA encoding:
- a CDS encoding topoisomerase DNA-binding C4 zinc finger domain-containing protein, which produces MATKDSKLTNCPKCGSPLSPVEETPTGKKLQRCSTGSWNPETRQVEGCDYVKWFTPEPEELDEKCPKCGAPLVMATTRTGKKMKKCSKGGWDREARKATGCDFVEWFNGTKEELDEKCPTCGENLVLVTTANGKRMKKCSTSGWDRETRKATGCTYIEWLNNNSRPADTEAKFNGDENFPEYEQ